A region from the Armatimonadota bacterium genome encodes:
- the trpD gene encoding anthranilate phosphoribosyltransferase yields the protein MPADLDAGNYLQRLIEGPPLERSDARALAGLLMDGGATASQIGGLLTALRVSGESPQIAAGFVDAMRQRAVTIRPHRQPLLDTCGTGGAKCRVFNVSTCAALVAAAAGATVAKHGNRAATGICGSADVLEALGVNIQMAPGDTASCIDAIGIGFLFAPAYHPATRAVAGPRRELGIRTIFNLIGPLTNPAGASLQLMGVYDSSLCGLAIAALKELGIDRAIVVHGEDGLDEISSFGPTQVHELRDGDIRQYTLTREALALAGSPPPLQLLAPARSAEENAQIVQKVLQMGAAPTPAVAAQRELVAVNAAACLRLCDLASSWPEATEAAMAVMESGAAWEKLEQLAAFGRVHKADSDVP from the coding sequence CTGCCCGCTGACCTCGACGCCGGCAACTACCTGCAGCGGCTCATTGAGGGCCCGCCACTCGAACGGAGTGATGCCCGTGCTCTCGCCGGCCTGCTCATGGATGGCGGCGCAACCGCAAGCCAGATTGGCGGCCTGCTGACGGCGCTGCGGGTAAGTGGCGAGTCACCACAGATCGCAGCCGGCTTTGTGGACGCGATGCGTCAGCGAGCGGTAACCATCCGCCCGCATCGACAGCCGCTGCTGGATACATGTGGAACCGGCGGCGCGAAGTGCCGCGTGTTCAACGTTTCAACATGTGCTGCGCTGGTGGCGGCCGCTGCCGGCGCCACCGTCGCGAAGCACGGCAATCGGGCCGCAACGGGCATTTGCGGCAGCGCGGATGTGTTGGAAGCACTGGGCGTAAACATACAGATGGCGCCCGGTGACACCGCTAGTTGTATCGATGCAATCGGCATCGGCTTTCTTTTTGCACCGGCCTACCACCCGGCAACCAGGGCCGTAGCCGGGCCGCGCCGGGAGCTTGGCATCCGCACGATCTTCAATCTGATTGGCCCGCTAACGAACCCCGCGGGCGCTTCACTGCAGTTGATGGGTGTATACGATTCGTCGCTTTGTGGGTTGGCGATTGCAGCGTTAAAAGAGTTGGGCATCGATAGAGCCATCGTTGTTCACGGAGAAGATGGGCTGGACGAGATATCTTCATTCGGTCCTACCCAGGTTCATGAACTACGCGATGGCGATATCCGGCAGTACACACTAACGCGCGAGGCGCTGGCACTTGCGGGGTCGCCACCGCCGCTGCAGTTGCTGGCGCCGGCGAGGTCGGCCGAAGAGAATGCTCAGATCGTTCAGAAGGTGCTGCAGATGGGAGCAGCTCCGACACCGGCCGTAGCGGCACAGCGGGAACTGGTGGCCGTAAACGCCGCAGCGTGCTTGCGCCTCTGCGACCTGGCTTCCTCATGGCCCGAAGCCACGGAGGCCGCCATGGCCGTTATGGAGTCGGGTGCAGCCTGGGAGAAACTGGAACAGTTAGCAGCGTTCGGCCGTGTGCACAAGGCAGATAGCGACGTGCCGTGA
- a CDS encoding rod shape-determining protein: MNFLRGLLGRISRDMGIDLGTANTLVYVRGKGILLREPSVVAIDRDTRKVLAVGEEAKRMLGRTPGNIVAVRPLKDGVIADFDQTERMIRHFIEKVHRRAMLVAPRVVVGVPSGVTEVEMRAVKEAAKKAGAKEAFLIEEPMAASIGAGLPVNEPIGSMIVDIGGGTTEVAVISMDGVVTSKSIRIAGDEVDESITSYVRRTYNLYIGDRTAEDAKFQVGSAFDDGNERSMQVRGRDLISGLPRSATITSTEVRDAIQEPLNAIVEAVKVTLETTPPELASDVFERGIVLAGGGALLQGIDKLIARETSMPVHIANDPLSCVVNGTGQVLEELDRNPQLRKSLKGQSS; this comes from the coding sequence ATGAATTTCCTTCGCGGCCTCTTGGGCCGCATTTCGCGTGATATGGGAATTGATCTTGGTACCGCAAACACACTGGTGTATGTGCGGGGCAAGGGGATTCTTCTCCGCGAGCCGTCCGTTGTGGCCATTGATCGCGATACGCGCAAAGTCTTGGCAGTCGGCGAAGAGGCGAAGCGGATGTTGGGCCGCACGCCCGGTAATATTGTGGCCGTGCGCCCGCTGAAAGACGGCGTTATCGCCGATTTTGACCAGACGGAGCGGATGATTCGCCACTTCATTGAAAAAGTGCATCGCCGCGCCATGTTGGTGGCGCCTCGGGTTGTGGTTGGAGTGCCAAGCGGCGTGACCGAGGTAGAGATGCGCGCCGTTAAAGAGGCCGCCAAGAAGGCTGGGGCAAAAGAGGCGTTTCTTATCGAAGAGCCGATGGCTGCTTCAATTGGCGCCGGCCTCCCGGTGAACGAACCGATCGGCTCCATGATTGTAGATATCGGTGGCGGAACGACGGAGGTCGCGGTAATATCGATGGATGGTGTCGTCACCAGCAAATCGATCCGCATTGCCGGGGACGAGGTTGACGAGTCAATTACCAGTTACGTGCGGCGAACCTACAATCTCTATATCGGAGACCGTACGGCGGAGGATGCAAAGTTTCAGGTGGGCTCTGCATTTGACGACGGAAACGAGCGCTCGATGCAGGTGCGCGGTCGCGATCTCATCTCCGGTTTGCCGCGCAGCGCTACAATCACCAGCACGGAGGTGCGGGATGCAATCCAGGAACCTCTGAACGCCATTGTCGAAGCTGTGAAGGTAACGCTGGAGACGACGCCGCCGGAACTGGCTTCCGATGTGTTCGAACGCGGGATCGTGCTGGCCGGAGGGGGCGCGCTGCTGCAGGGCATCGACAAACTGATTGCCCGTGAAACCTCGATGCCGGTTCACATTGCCAACGATCCACTTTCTTGTGTGGTCAACGGAACCGGGCAGGTGCTGGAAGAGCTGGACCGTAACCCGCAACTGCGAAAGTCTCTAAAGGGGCAGTCGTCTTAG
- the mreC gene encoding rod shape-determining protein MreC, translating to MNRTTRSPWRRAAPLLLFVFLGTLAGVWHNHAVAHHKPDITGDAVRSVAKPVLMASHATGSWFSRNIGWLFRGRSLAAQNRRLEAVVGDLRMQNAELVQQAQENSRLRADLGFVQRAPFRLIGADVIALRPDPDYDTLLIDRGSTSGVHSDAIVVTGNGLVGRIFDAGPQTASVLLLSDANSAVGARVQRADSNAIGVVRGSSTGILQLTFLPLDADIKAGDTIVTSGIGGVFPPGITIGTVVSVRTNTGSAEKTATIHGAVDLQSLDEVYVRQ from the coding sequence ATGAACCGAACGACCCGAAGCCCCTGGCGGCGCGCCGCACCACTCCTGCTCTTCGTTTTCCTTGGGACTCTGGCGGGCGTTTGGCACAACCACGCCGTCGCACACCACAAGCCAGACATTACCGGCGACGCTGTGCGCAGCGTCGCTAAGCCGGTCTTGATGGCCAGCCATGCTACCGGCAGCTGGTTCAGCCGGAATATCGGATGGCTTTTCCGTGGCCGCTCGCTGGCCGCACAGAATCGTCGTTTGGAAGCTGTCGTCGGAGACCTGCGAATGCAGAATGCCGAACTGGTGCAGCAGGCACAGGAAAACAGTCGCCTGCGCGCCGATCTGGGATTCGTGCAGCGCGCGCCATTCCGCTTGATCGGCGCCGACGTGATTGCGCTGCGACCCGATCCGGATTACGACACACTGCTGATTGACCGGGGTTCAACCTCAGGCGTTCATTCAGACGCTATTGTCGTTACAGGCAACGGTCTCGTTGGCCGTATCTTCGACGCCGGACCGCAAACCGCCTCGGTGCTGCTGCTATCCGACGCCAACTCCGCAGTTGGAGCGCGGGTGCAGCGCGCAGATTCCAATGCGATCGGCGTCGTGCGCGGGTCCAGCACAGGAATTTTGCAATTGACCTTTCTGCCGTTGGACGCCGACATCAAGGCCGGCGATACGATCGTAACATCCGGCATCGGTGGTGTCTTTCCACCCGGGATTACTATTGGTACTGTGGTTTCGGTGCGCACGAATACGGGGTCCGCCGAGAAGACGGCCACGATTCACGGCGCTGTGGACTTGCAGAGCCTGGACGAGGTCTATGTTCGTCAATAG
- a CDS encoding ComF family protein — protein sequence MQCRSARSPIDHSHAVGCYEGPLREAIHRLKYGGRTALAGPLGTMLADAVIAGRKGDGQPADAIVPVPLHWWRARMRGFNQSHLLAEAASERLGISIAHRALRRIRYTPPQIQLASADREVNVQGAFAAGEVTALTGKHVLIVDDVMTTMATVTECARVLRACGVQTITVAAVARATRG from the coding sequence GTGCAATGCCGGAGCGCGAGGTCGCCCATCGATCACAGCCACGCGGTAGGCTGCTATGAGGGTCCGCTTCGCGAGGCTATTCACCGCCTCAAGTACGGAGGACGGACGGCACTTGCCGGGCCGCTGGGCACGATGCTTGCCGACGCGGTCATCGCGGGTCGCAAAGGCGACGGGCAGCCTGCCGACGCGATCGTCCCCGTTCCGCTGCACTGGTGGCGTGCGCGGATGAGGGGGTTTAATCAGAGCCACCTGCTGGCAGAAGCAGCGTCGGAAAGGCTGGGCATATCGATTGCCCACCGCGCCCTGCGGCGCATTCGCTATACCCCACCGCAGATTCAACTGGCATCCGCGGACCGCGAGGTCAATGTGCAGGGTGCGTTTGCCGCCGGAGAGGTGACCGCTCTAACGGGCAAGCATGTTCTGATCGTCGACGATGTTATGACGACTATGGCTACAGTAACAGAGTGTGCACGCGTTTTGCGCGCTTGCGGCGTCCAGACGATAACCGTTGCTGCCGTTGCGCGGGCGACGCGCGGCTAG
- a CDS encoding GAF domain-containing protein: protein MSVKQRSARLSARPGHLASVRARRLAVALSHYQGDDAPAVRREVSAYARELRAMGQEIRKLRAELEENRGEAEALRKVAEATGLSFDLEEMLKVAASIAVRMTGTDSCQVYLWDAARQELILRATDESFGAVVGKIRLKLGEGITGWAARERRSVAVSQRAWEDPRFRFFAEMQEGEYESILSVPLLARGDVLGVINVRTRQTHEYTLGQIRLLSGIANQVAGAVERSRTYRQLERTTEHLHTLSEVSQAVTSNLYMEELVQLLVSMTAQTMNYSLCTVLLKEGNLEGLTLKASWTADGAGVGSADLAFVERHAARVTSERNAIAVPDVKMLPVEVSGETRLPKRFRGMAGVPLLIGGEPIGVLTCCTELPHVFSAAELTVLQALATQAALAIEHAKLMVRSAVVQEMHHRVGNNLQQIVSLIRLELRFSKYSTVDGALNDTLSRIMAISSVHELLRRDDLDSVSTKKVAESIVHATQQSVVPPDRTIEMRVDGDDFVLPFEKATSMALVLNELVQNAVEHGFKVLDRGRINIRLTEMPTEYTVVVDNDGEPLPEGFTTQASENLGLRIVETLVRGDLNGTFSLESDADAGRIVATVTAPR, encoded by the coding sequence ATGTCGGTAAAGCAGCGCTCTGCACGGCTCTCGGCCCGCCCCGGGCACCTGGCTTCGGTTCGCGCACGACGGCTGGCTGTTGCGCTTTCCCACTATCAGGGTGATGATGCCCCCGCAGTTCGCCGCGAGGTCTCGGCTTATGCGCGGGAACTTCGGGCGATGGGCCAGGAGATCCGGAAGCTGCGGGCCGAGCTGGAGGAGAACCGGGGCGAGGCCGAAGCGCTGCGGAAGGTAGCCGAAGCCACCGGTCTTTCATTCGACCTGGAAGAGATGCTCAAGGTTGCCGCGTCGATCGCGGTTCGGATGACCGGCACCGACTCGTGCCAGGTCTACCTGTGGGACGCGGCCAGGCAGGAGCTTATCCTGCGCGCCACCGACGAGAGTTTTGGCGCCGTGGTGGGCAAAATCCGATTGAAGCTCGGCGAGGGCATCACCGGCTGGGCCGCGAGAGAACGACGGTCGGTTGCCGTGAGCCAACGCGCGTGGGAGGACCCGAGATTTCGCTTCTTTGCCGAAATGCAGGAGGGCGAGTACGAAAGCATCCTCTCGGTTCCACTGCTGGCTCGTGGCGATGTGCTGGGCGTAATTAACGTGCGAACCCGCCAGACGCACGAATACACCCTGGGACAGATCCGGCTGCTCTCCGGCATTGCGAATCAGGTGGCCGGCGCCGTCGAGCGGTCGCGAACCTATCGTCAGTTGGAGCGCACAACCGAGCATCTCCATACGCTCTCCGAGGTCAGTCAAGCCGTCACCTCCAATCTCTACATGGAGGAGTTGGTACAGCTGCTGGTCTCCATGACGGCGCAAACGATGAACTACAGCCTTTGCACCGTGCTGCTGAAGGAGGGAAATCTGGAGGGCTTAACGCTCAAGGCGAGCTGGACGGCAGATGGAGCCGGAGTCGGGAGCGCCGATCTGGCGTTTGTTGAGCGCCATGCCGCCCGGGTCACCAGCGAACGCAACGCAATTGCCGTGCCGGACGTCAAGATGCTGCCCGTGGAAGTATCCGGCGAAACGCGACTGCCAAAGCGATTTCGCGGCATGGCCGGCGTGCCACTCCTGATTGGAGGCGAGCCAATCGGAGTGCTGACCTGCTGCACCGAACTGCCCCACGTGTTTTCAGCCGCAGAATTGACCGTTCTGCAGGCGCTGGCAACCCAGGCTGCACTCGCGATTGAGCATGCCAAGCTGATGGTCCGCAGCGCCGTGGTTCAAGAGATGCACCATCGCGTTGGCAACAACCTCCAGCAGATTGTGAGCCTTATACGGCTCGAGCTGCGTTTCAGCAAATACAGCACGGTGGACGGCGCGTTGAACGATACGCTGAGCCGCATCATGGCCATCAGCAGCGTACACGAACTACTTCGGCGCGATGACCTCGATTCTGTGAGCACCAAGAAGGTGGCGGAGAGCATTGTGCATGCCACCCAGCAGAGTGTGGTACCGCCGGACCGCACGATTGAGATGCGGGTGGACGGCGACGACTTTGTGCTGCCATTTGAAAAGGCGACGTCCATGGCGCTCGTCCTGAACGAGCTGGTACAAAACGCCGTGGAGCATGGCTTCAAGGTGCTGGATCGCGGTCGGATTAACATTCGACTCACGGAAATGCCAACCGAATACACCGTGGTCGTGGACAACGATGGCGAGCCGCTGCCGGAAGGTTTTACAACGCAGGCGTCGGAAAACCTCGGACTCCGGATCGTGGAGACGTTAGTCCGTGGCGACCTGAACGGCACGTTTTCTTTGGAGAGCGATGCCGACGCCGGGCGGATCGTGGCTACCGTGACGGCGCCGCGGTAG
- a CDS encoding response regulator, producing MTSETKSLRVLIADDDSLTRLELSQYLDDFGYTVVGQAADGAVAIDMARSLTPDLVLMDVKMPETNGIDAARIITDEKIAPVLLLTAYCEADLVRRANEAGVYSYIVKPFSGPALMPQIEVAVARWNAWIQIDQQAADLEEKLETRKAVDRAKGILMDKHGFREQEAFRRIQVQSMNTRRSMREIAEAIIIADNV from the coding sequence ATGACTTCAGAGACCAAAAGCCTGCGTGTGCTGATTGCCGATGACGATTCGCTGACGCGTCTCGAGTTGTCGCAATACCTGGACGACTTCGGATATACCGTGGTGGGGCAGGCTGCCGATGGCGCCGTGGCAATAGACATGGCCCGCAGCCTGACGCCGGACCTCGTGCTGATGGATGTGAAGATGCCGGAAACCAACGGCATCGACGCGGCCCGCATTATCACCGATGAGAAGATTGCTCCCGTTCTACTCCTTACGGCCTATTGTGAGGCAGACCTTGTTCGGCGGGCAAACGAGGCGGGCGTCTACTCCTACATCGTCAAGCCCTTCAGCGGACCGGCGCTGATGCCGCAGATCGAGGTAGCGGTTGCGCGCTGGAACGCGTGGATCCAGATCGATCAGCAGGCGGCGGACCTTGAGGAGAAACTGGAGACCCGCAAGGCGGTGGATCGTGCAAAGGGAATCCTGATGGACAAGCATGGATTTCGCGAGCAGGAGGCTTTCCGGCGCATCCAGGTCCAGAGCATGAACACGCGCCGGAGTATGCGTGAGATTGCCGAGGCGATCATCATTGCCGACAACGTGTAA
- a CDS encoding altronate dehydratase — protein sequence MTAGRELEFASAVLLLKSGDSVAVARRALNTGDVLVGDGITVTVRAEVPAGHKVAVRAARTGDEIRKYGQMIGFASQEIATGDWVHLHNLSFARVEEAARAEPDYAWGADADRCRISPAVEQRTFPGYLRPDGSVGTRNYVAVISSVNCSANSAIGIAERFRGAALLDFPGVDGVVPFTHKSGCGQHLGGADYKQLQRTLAGIATHPNVSGYLFTGLGCEDNQISALASNTGLIRAGELGTHPQRPRGIVIQEEGGVARTIARGAEALEPLLRQAAAAVRTTQPAAALVIGTNCGGSDGASGITANPALGHAGDLFVAQGSGWVLAETSETYGAEHLLTRRAISPAVGRKLVELMRWWEWYTGTFGATLDANPAPGNKEGGLTTIYEKSLGAVAKAGSSPLMEVYGYGERILQHGLTFMDTPGHDPVSVTGLAAGGCSLIAFTTGRGSCLGFKPCPVLKISTTTSLYERMPNDMDLDAGVIFNGVAVEDVGQQIFERLLEVAGGARTLSEAQGFGEAEFAPWLLGPVM from the coding sequence TTGACGGCCGGACGCGAACTCGAGTTCGCTTCGGCGGTTCTTTTACTGAAGTCTGGCGACTCCGTAGCGGTTGCCCGCCGGGCGCTTAACACTGGGGACGTGCTGGTCGGTGATGGCATCACCGTCACCGTGCGTGCCGAAGTACCGGCCGGCCACAAAGTTGCGGTACGGGCCGCGCGAACCGGCGACGAGATCCGCAAATACGGGCAGATGATCGGCTTTGCTTCGCAGGAGATAGCCACCGGCGATTGGGTGCACCTGCATAACCTCAGTTTCGCACGGGTCGAAGAGGCGGCGCGCGCAGAACCCGACTACGCATGGGGCGCCGATGCCGATCGCTGCCGCATATCGCCGGCGGTAGAGCAGCGAACCTTTCCCGGCTATTTGCGACCCGACGGCAGCGTGGGTACCAGGAACTACGTCGCGGTCATCTCCAGCGTAAACTGCAGCGCAAACTCGGCCATCGGCATTGCGGAGCGGTTTCGCGGCGCGGCGCTGCTTGATTTTCCGGGCGTGGATGGCGTGGTTCCGTTTACGCACAAGAGCGGCTGCGGCCAACACCTTGGCGGCGCCGATTACAAGCAGCTTCAGCGCACGCTGGCGGGCATTGCCACGCATCCCAATGTTAGCGGCTACCTCTTTACCGGCCTGGGCTGCGAAGACAACCAGATTTCGGCTTTGGCGAGCAATACCGGCCTCATCCGTGCGGGTGAACTCGGCACTCATCCGCAGCGCCCTCGCGGAATCGTAATTCAGGAAGAGGGCGGCGTGGCGCGAACCATCGCGCGCGGCGCGGAGGCACTGGAGCCCCTGCTGCGCCAGGCAGCTGCTGCGGTCCGAACCACTCAGCCGGCAGCGGCACTGGTCATCGGCACCAACTGTGGCGGCAGCGATGGCGCAAGCGGCATTACCGCCAATCCCGCGCTGGGCCACGCCGGCGACCTGTTTGTGGCTCAGGGCTCGGGGTGGGTTTTGGCCGAGACCTCCGAGACGTATGGCGCAGAGCACCTGTTGACACGCCGCGCCATTTCACCCGCCGTTGGCCGCAAGCTGGTGGAGCTGATGCGCTGGTGGGAGTGGTACACCGGAACATTTGGCGCAACGCTGGACGCGAACCCCGCACCCGGCAACAAGGAGGGCGGGCTCACCACGATCTACGAAAAGTCACTTGGGGCTGTCGCGAAGGCAGGAAGCTCGCCGCTGATGGAGGTTTACGGATACGGTGAGCGCATCTTGCAGCACGGCCTCACCTTTATGGATACGCCCGGGCACGATCCGGTTTCCGTAACCGGGCTCGCCGCCGGCGGATGCAGCCTGATCGCCTTTACCACTGGGCGCGGCTCGTGCCTCGGTTTCAAGCCTTGCCCGGTGCTGAAGATATCCACCACCACCAGTCTGTACGAACGGATGCCAAACGACATGGACCTGGATGCCGGTGTGATCTTCAACGGTGTGGCCGTGGAGGATGTGGGCCAGCAGATATTTGAGCGGCTGCTGGAGGTTGCCGGCGGTGCGCGGACGCTCAGCGAGGCGCAGGGCTTCGGCGAGGCGGAGTTTGCGCCATGGTTGCTTGGGCCCGTGATGTAA
- a CDS encoding MBL fold metallo-hydrolase, translating into MKITLLGTAAAEGWPGLFCRCAACKRAIELGGRNIRTRSSALVDDRLLIDFPPDTYLHVLQHHLDLTAVQAVLITHAHDDHFCVTELQYRGPYFVVDAWKDKLPIVGPIDVVCALKGQVDLQLAPLEPQCIAPGETTALGGYRITGIPAPHDPALTCLNYVIADPSGASVLYATDTGVWGEAQWRAMEGIDIDALIVECTKGPIEGGYNGHLSVGDVKRMRAELIRRGNMAVDAQVVTTHHSHNGGMVHDDLQALLEPAGIVAGYDGLQIEVSR; encoded by the coding sequence ATGAAGATCACTCTGCTCGGAACGGCGGCGGCAGAGGGCTGGCCGGGGTTGTTTTGCCGGTGCGCTGCCTGCAAGAGGGCGATTGAACTTGGCGGGCGCAACATCCGCACGCGCTCGTCCGCACTGGTTGATGATCGCCTTCTTATAGATTTTCCGCCCGATACGTACCTCCATGTGCTCCAGCACCACCTGGACCTGACTGCGGTACAGGCGGTTTTGATCACGCACGCCCATGATGACCACTTCTGCGTGACGGAGCTGCAGTACCGTGGACCCTATTTTGTGGTGGATGCATGGAAGGACAAATTGCCGATTGTGGGGCCGATCGATGTGGTGTGCGCGCTCAAGGGTCAAGTGGATCTGCAGTTGGCCCCGCTGGAGCCGCAGTGCATCGCGCCGGGAGAAACCACTGCCCTTGGTGGATACCGCATTACAGGTATTCCGGCGCCGCACGACCCGGCTCTTACCTGCTTGAACTACGTCATCGCCGACCCGTCCGGCGCCAGCGTGCTGTATGCCACCGACACGGGCGTGTGGGGCGAAGCGCAATGGCGCGCGATGGAGGGCATCGACATTGATGCGCTGATTGTTGAGTGCACTAAAGGCCCCATCGAGGGCGGTTATAATGGTCACCTTTCGGTCGGAGATGTGAAGCGAATGCGAGCCGAATTGATTCGGCGCGGCAATATGGCCGTGGATGCGCAGGTGGTGACGACGCACCATTCTCATAACGGCGGCATGGTGCACGATGACCTGCAGGCGCTCCTGGAACCCGCCGGCATTGTTGCGGGCTACGACGGGCTTCAGATCGAAGTATCGCGTTGA
- a CDS encoding M50 family metallopeptidase: MKMQLDNRKLLLLATAASILLWMAPFGPILLYPLRLFVTFVHESGHALTALATGGDVISMTIRPDGSGLTYTRTAGWALPFVYSGGYLGATAFGALMLHTGRLGRRGMGRTALGVAGGFLFLVVLLWCRTAFSVAAGLIIGVLLLGMARLLPPRAAEFAASFVAVQCCLNAITDLVNLLYLTSAHIGDNDAVFMSRAVGMPPEFWALIWAGIAGATLFWSLRVFWRRTRVRKLQSVAA; this comes from the coding sequence ATGAAAATGCAGTTAGACAACCGGAAGTTGCTGCTGCTGGCAACAGCGGCATCCATTTTGCTGTGGATGGCGCCATTCGGACCCATTCTGTTGTACCCGCTTCGGTTGTTCGTAACGTTCGTGCACGAATCGGGGCACGCGCTGACGGCGCTGGCGACCGGGGGAGACGTTATCTCGATGACGATACGTCCAGATGGCTCCGGCCTTACCTACACGCGAACGGCGGGATGGGCACTGCCGTTCGTGTACTCCGGCGGCTATCTGGGAGCAACCGCGTTTGGCGCATTGATGCTGCATACCGGAAGGCTCGGCCGTCGCGGTATGGGGCGGACCGCGCTGGGAGTTGCCGGTGGCTTCCTCTTTCTGGTGGTGTTGCTGTGGTGCCGCACTGCTTTCTCCGTTGCGGCCGGCCTTATCATTGGCGTGCTGCTGCTTGGGATGGCTCGATTGCTGCCGCCACGGGCCGCCGAGTTCGCCGCCAGTTTCGTTGCCGTACAGTGCTGCCTTAACGCCATAACCGACCTTGTGAACCTGCTCTACCTCACATCCGCGCATATCGGCGATAACGATGCGGTGTTCATGTCGCGTGCGGTCGGCATGCCGCCCGAGTTTTGGGCACTCATTTGGGCTGGAATCGCCGGCGCCACGCTTTTCTGGTCGCTGCGCGTTTTTTGGCGTAGAACCCGCGTCCGAAAGCTGCAGTCGGTTGCCGCATGA
- a CDS encoding type III pantothenate kinase yields the protein MLTPIPPTDLPLLCLDAGNTSVHAAVLCGMEPAGSIRLTRVEAESSEVLGGALRGLLARSHVRPSGAAVSVRPELNNCLRQASEPLLTGPLHFVTCDDCPIEMRYKQPQALGMDRLCNAAAIHALLPDKLPGLAIDFGTATKFDLVGHHGAYEGGAIAPGLETALQGLIGAAQLLSAVDLEAPDSPIGRTTAESLASGFILGLAALTDGMVTRFSAAAGSDLTCVATGGYAAKIVTHCTTQMRVDPFLTLRGVRLLWEYRQRRSATSSA from the coding sequence ATGTTGACGCCGATCCCTCCAACCGATTTGCCGCTTTTGTGCCTGGATGCTGGCAACACCTCGGTCCACGCCGCTGTATTGTGCGGAATGGAGCCGGCAGGTTCGATACGCTTGACGCGCGTGGAGGCCGAGTCGTCCGAGGTGCTTGGCGGCGCGCTGCGCGGACTGCTGGCTCGATCACACGTGAGACCCTCGGGAGCCGCGGTATCCGTTCGGCCGGAACTCAACAATTGCCTGCGCCAGGCATCCGAGCCCCTTTTGACCGGTCCGCTCCACTTTGTAACGTGCGACGACTGCCCGATCGAAATGCGATACAAGCAGCCGCAAGCCCTGGGAATGGATCGGCTGTGCAATGCCGCGGCTATTCACGCACTCCTTCCGGACAAACTGCCCGGTCTGGCGATCGATTTCGGTACGGCGACCAAGTTTGACCTCGTGGGGCACCATGGAGCCTACGAGGGCGGGGCGATTGCGCCAGGTCTCGAAACGGCGCTGCAGGGCCTGATCGGTGCGGCCCAGCTTTTGAGCGCGGTGGACCTCGAAGCGCCGGATTCCCCGATCGGCCGTACAACTGCAGAGTCGTTGGCAAGCGGCTTTATCCTGGGTTTGGCCGCGTTGACCGACGGAATGGTCACCCGCTTCAGCGCTGCAGCCGGCAGCGATTTGACCTGCGTCGCTACCGGCGGTTATGCCGCAAAGATTGTAACGCACTGCACCACGCAAATGCGGGTGGATCCGTTCCTGACGCTGCGCGGCGTGCGACTGCTCTGGGAGTACCGGCAGCGCCGTTCCGCCACAAGTTCGGCCTAG